The following DNA comes from Photobacterium sp. DA100.
CAAATAGCTGAGGAACGACAACGAAGATCAGGCCAGGGCCGGCGGCTGGCTCCATGCTGAACGCAAACATTGCAGGGAACATCGCCACACCCGCCAGGATGGCAACTGCCGTATCCATCGCCGTCACCATAGCGGTGGTTTGTACCAGGTTCTCTTTCTTCTTCAGGTAGCTACCGTATGTGATCATACAGCCCATACCCAAACTCAGTGAGAAGAACGCCTGCCCCAGTGCGGCCAGTACAACCGTGCTATCGACTTTAGAGAAATCAGGTTTGAACAGGAACTCAAGGCCAGCTGTCGCGCCTGGAAGGCTCAGGCCTTTGACGGCAACCAGGATAAGGATAGCGAAAAGAAGAGGCATCAGGATCTTGCCGGCTTTCTCGATACCGCCTGAAATCCCCTTGATCACCACCAGGATGTTGAACAACAAGTAAAGCCCCATCCAGAACAGAGGCTGGACTGGGTTAGAGATGAAGCCACCAAAGCTGTCACCAATCGCTTCTGGTGTACTCAGGAGACCTGTTGCAATTTTATAGATATACGCAATTGCCCAGCCGCCTACGACCGGGTAGAAGCCCATGATAAGTAGGCCACTAACCACACCGATAACACCGACGAAAGACCAACGGCGATCAGTTGATTTGAAAGCACCTACTGCGGAAAGACCTGTTTTACGACCCACGGCAAATTCAGTCAGCATGACGCTGAAACCGATAAAGATAACGAACAATAGGTAAATAGCTACGAAAGCACCACCACCACTCTCACCAGCTGTGTATGGGAACTTCCAGATGTTACCAAGACCTACTGCGGATCCTGCCGCGGCCATAACGAAGCCTAATTTAGAACCCCAACTATCGCGGGGTTGTGTGGTTGTATTAGTAGTAGCCACGTTCTCTCCAAGGTTTTGTTGTGTTTGCTAGAGTTTGCTTACGTAGGCGTCTAAAATTGTTGTGTAAACGTAAATGGAAACCTATGTGTACACTTATAAGGTTCTTAATAACGCTCTACATATGGCAAGTAAAACAGGTTGCGATTAGAATGTGAAGCCCGCTCATCTACTTTTTGATCATTTACTGCTTTTTTACCTCATTTCTTCGTTTTTTGCTTATTTTTTGCACTTCAACCTCGTGCAAATTTCACATTACTCATACAATTCAGTGATTTCTCCTTATCAAACATAGCACATAACTGGCAGAAAATTTCGCTGGTATTCCTCTAGTTTCAATGCAAAATAGAGTAATATATCCAACTCATTAAAAATAAAGATGGAACAGTTTTATCAAGTCTTGGCTTGGGCAAGCGTCTTCTTCTATTGGCTGATTATTGCTGCCGTGACCATGCGCATTGTCTTCAAGCGCAGAGTGGTCGGCGTCTCTCTCGCCTGGCTCATGATCATCTATATCATCCCAATTGGCGGGGTGATCGCATACCTGTTATTCGGTGAGCTCAATTTAGGTAAGAAGCGCGCCCAACGCGCCGAAGACATGTTCGAGCCTTTTGCCGACTGGTTCCAGCGCCTCAATGACTGCCCAGGCCACCAGCCGGAACTGATGAGCGAACATGCCCGCCCTATCAGTGATTTATGCGAAAATCGCCTTGGTATCCCGGCCCTGAGCGGCAATATCCTGTCACTACAGGATTCGCCGCAGACCATCCTGCGCTCCCTCATCGATGACATTCACCAGGCCAACAACTCCATTCAAATGGAATTTTACATCTGGCACCCCGGCGGGCTGGCCGACGAAGTGGCGACCGCGTTGATCATGGCCGCCAAGCGTGGGGTTGAGATCAGGATCTTGCTTGATGCAGCCGGCAGCATGCGTTTCTTCCGCTCCCATTGGCCAAAGCTGATGCGCCATGCCGGCATCGAAATTGTCGAAGCGTTGGCAGTCACCCCATTCAGGATGTTCCTGCGCCGGATGGACTTGCGCCAGCACCGCAAAATTGTCGTTATCGACGAGAGGATTGGCTATACCGGCTCGATGAACCTGGTCGATCCGGCCTATTTCAAAACCGATGCCGGCGTCGGCCAGTGGATTGATGTCATGGTCAGGGTTACGGGGCCATCCGTCGCGGTCCTTAACGGCATCCAAGCCTGGGATTGGGAAGTGGAAACCGGGGAGCGTTTCTTGCCGCGGTTACCTGAATGTACGTTGCCAAGCTCGGTCGAAGCCTCCGACATGATCCAGGTCATCCCATCCGGGCCGGGGATGCCCGATGAGATCATCCACCAAGCCCTACTGCTAAGCATTTACCAAGCCAAGGAAAACGTGGTCATCACCACGCCATATTTTGTCCCGAGCGAGAACCTGCTGCATGCGATGAAAGGAGCCGCCCACCGAGGCGTCACCGTGGATATCATCATTCCCGACAAGAATGACTCCATCATGGTGGAATGGGCCAGCCGCTCTTTCTTTTCCGAGCTGCTCGCCGCCGGTGTCCGCATCCACCGCTTCCATGGCGGGTTGCTCCACACCAAGTCAGTGGTGATCGACAAGACCCATTGCCTGATCGGCACGGTTAACCTGGATATGCGCAGCCTGTGGCTAAACTTCGAAGTCACCCTGGCAGTGGATAACGCCGAGTTCACCAAACAACTGAACTGGCTACAGAAGGAATATATGAGTGACTCGAGCTTGGTCGACAGGGGGGAATGGGAAAAACGGCGGGTCAGCAACAAACTGATTGAACAGTTCTTTTATATGTTTAGCCCGTTGCTGTAATAAATTGATTCGTTTGCAGAAAAGCAATATAGCTTGGTGATTTCAAAGCCTACCCGGGCATGGATGGCCCGGGCTGGCGTTCCAGGGTCGGAGCGGCATAGATGCCTTTATGCGTTTTTGAAATTACGCCTAGCTAAGTTGCAGAAGAAGCAGTAAAACTTTACTGCTTTATAATTACTTTCCCACCCGCTTTGCCAACAAATCCAGCACCAATCGGCTGTCTGCATCTCGGATAGTCGGTAGCTGGAATCGTGCCTCGCGGGTATCTTTGAGTGAAACTTTGGCACTAATCAAGGCTTCCTCGTCCCCCGCTTCTGCCAGGCAATGACCGAATGCATCCAGAATACGCGAACCGCCCCAGAAACGGCTATTGCCTTCGAGTGCGCAGCTGTTTGCCATCAGCAAAGGCACACCATAAGTCATCGAGATAAAGTCGGTATTGGTTTTCCAGCCCTGCGGGTTAGAGAATTCATCGGAGACAATATCTGCCGCAGAATTGACCGGAGCCAGCATCAGGGCGGGCTTGTCCAGCATTGCAAGGTGCGGCAACGCAGGGTTCCATAAATCCGCACAGATCAGGGTATGCATCGGCCAGCCCGCGATCGGCTCGCACGGCTCCAGGCCTTGGCCCTTGCTATACCATTTGGCTTCTTCCAAACCGCCATAATTTGGCAGATTCAGCTTGCGGTGGACGTGAACCAGCTGGCCGTTTTTCACCATCGCTTGCGCATTGTAAAACTCACCGGCACTATCTTCCTCGACAAACCCGGCACTGACGACCATATCACCGGCTGCCGCGGCCAGTTCGTCAAACAACGGGTGGCTGACGGGCATGGCGACATCCAGCGTTTTTTCTCGCAGGCTGTAGCCTGTTAGCGACAGTTCAGGAAACAACAGCAGTTCAATGCCACGCTCACGGGCCTGTTCGATATAAGCTAGGTGTTTTTGCAGGTTGGCCGCTGCATCGCCCAGTATCGGTGCGATCTGGGCAATACCGACATGTAGTACTTGTTTTGTCATAATAAAACCTCATACCCGCCTGCATCAAAACCGAAAACCGCTTGATGCGCACATTCACTGTTAATACAGGCTGGCATTAAAAAGCCAGCTGATGCTGGCCTTTGATTGATTTTTGGCGCTAGGTAACCCGGTCTCGGGCAAACTTTACAGCAGGCCGTTTTGCTCCAGGAACTGGCGCGACACACGTTCGATAGACAGACCATCTACGTCGACCAAGGCGTTCAGACTGGACATGGTCTCGTCATTCATCAGAGCAGACAATTTGTTCAACTGCTGGGCCAACGCGGGGTTAGCCTCTAGCGTATCAGTGCGCACCACCGGCGTCAGTGCATAGTTGGGAAAGTGCTGGCGGTCATCTTTCAAGACGTAGAACCCAAACGCCTTAACACGGCCATCGGTCGCAAATACCATCGTGACATCAACCACTTCCTGAGCCAGTGCCTGGTACACCAGTCCCGAGTTCATTTTACGCAGGTTACGGCGCGGCATATCGAACTCGTAGGCCTCAAGCAGGGATTTCAAACCGTCAGGGCGAGCCGAGAACTCAACGTTACTGGCCATCTGCGCGTCTTTGCCATCTTCCGACTGCAGCCAGTTCATCATATCGGTGATCGACTCGATGCCCTTCTCTTTGGCAAAATCCTGGCGCATAGCCAATGCATAGGTATTGTTGGCTTGGGATGGGTCAAGCCAAATCAAGCCCACCTTTTCATCCAGCGCTTTAACCCGTTGGTAGGTTTCTTCCGGCGTCAGTTTTTCTGTCACCTTGTTGAACGTCACCAAGCCCGTACCGGTGTATTCCCAGTAAAGGTCAATCTGACCGTTGAGCTGAGCCGTACGCAATACTGTTGATCCCATCCCATCGCGCTGGTCGACGTCATAACCCAGACCCGCTAGATACTGCGCGGTCATCGAAGACATGATCAACTGCTCGGTATAGCCCTTGCCGCCAACGACCAGTTTGCCTGCCGCCTGTGCCGAAACCGAGAACATCATTGCCACGGTAGCCAATAAAGCGATTACGCGTTTCATCTTAGTTTTACTCCGTGCCATTACTTACGGTTAGGGTTAACACCCTTGCTCACAATCAGGAAGGTCACCACCCCCAGGACCATATCCATGATCAGTGCTAATACCGCTGTCGGAATAGCACCAGCCAGCATCATAGGGGTATCGTAAAGGTCGATACCGGCGAAGATGAGCTCACCCAAACCGGTACCACCAATCTGGAAAGCCAGCGGCACGGTACCGATATTGATCGCAAAAGCAGTACGGATCCCCGCCATGATGACGTACATCGCATTGGGCATTTCTACCTTCGCCAATTGTTGCATCGGTGTTAGGCCGATACCGGTTGCCGCCTCTTTCAGGTGCGCAGGCACCGAAAGCAACCCGGTGTAGGTATTGCGCAGGATCGGCAGGATCGAAGCAAAGGCCAGGGCGAAAATCGCCGGTTTGTCACCGATACCCAAGAAGCTCATCGACAAAGCCAGAACCGCCAGGGTCGGTACCGTGGTACCGATATTGAAGATCTGCATCACCAAATCGGCGGCCTTACGGCAGGCCGGGCGACTCAGGATAATCCCCACCGGAACACCAATCAGGATAGCAATAGAGCCTGAGATCAATGTCAGCTTGATGTGGTGGCCCGACAGATACAGGATTTCATCCCAGTAATAGACAAACTGCTCGACAAAGCCTGATGACTGGACCCAGATCCCCAGCAGGAACACGGTCACCAGCAGCAAGGCATTGAAGTAAGGGCTCAAGTTAATAGACTTCATCCCTTACCCCTTTTTACGGAAACTGGCTCCCAGGTGGTGTGTAATACCACGCTGTGAAATTTCACCACACAATTGGCCTTGCTCATCGACCACAGCCAGCCAGCTGATATCGTGGGCAAACATCTTGGACACCACGGCACGCAAGTCCTGCTCCTGGTTCATCAAGATAGGCAGGCCGTCATAATGATCGCCACACAAACCACGCTGGCTCATCGCCACCGACTTGGTGATCATCCCCACTGGCTGCTGCTGGTTGTTCACCATCACTATCATGCCGTGGCCGTAGTCGTTCATGCGCTGCAGGGCAACTTCCAGTGAATCGCCCGGGGTTACCGTCGGCACCTGGCGTTCCATGACTTCACCGGCGGTCGACAGCTGAAGGCGCTTCAGGGTACGGTCGGTACCGACGAAATCGGCCACAAAATCAGTAGCAGGATGAGCCAGAAGCTGATCCGGGCTTGAATATTGCTCCAGCTGGCCATCACGGAAGATCGCGACTTTGTCAGCCATCTTCACCGCTTCATCAATATCGTGGGACACGAACATGATGGTCTTCTTCAGCTCTTTGTTCATCTTCAGGAACTCTTCCTGAATCACTTCGCGGTTGATTGGGTCGATTGCACCAAAAGGTTCATCCATCAAAAGTACCGGTGCATCGGCCGCCAGCGCACGGATCACACCGACACGCTGCTGCTGGCCACCCGACAGTTCATTCGGGTAGCGCTTCATGAAGGTATTCGGATCCAGGGCGACCATGTCCAGCAGGTCTTTGGCACGCTGGGTGCAGCGCTTGGCATCCCACCCCATCAGTTTCGGGATCAGGCTGATGTTCTCTTCGATGGTCATGTTCGGGAACAGACCGATCTGCTGGATCACGTAACCGATGTTGCGGCGCAAGGTCACTGTATCGATATCTGTTGTGTCTTCGCCGTTGATCAGCACACGACCAGATGTTGGGGTTACCAAGCGGTTGATCATTTTCAGCGTGGTCGTTTTACCACAGCCCGATGGGCCCAGCAGGACACAGATTTCGCCGGTCGGTACTTCCATGTTGATATGATCGGCTGCTGTCACCACACCCTGTGGTGTTTCAAAAACTTTTGTCAGGTTCTCAAGTTGAATCATGAAAACGCCCTCTTAAATTCGTAAAACTTAGCCGTGAACGACGACACCTTTCGGTGTGAATTTCTTTTGGATTTTCGCCAATACCGTGTCGGCAAAAATTGCCAACAGGCTCACAGCTACAGCACCAACAATCAGCTGGCGCGGATCAGACTGGCTGATCCCTCGTGCAATAAACGTCCCCAAACCACCGGCACCGATGTAGGTGGCGATCGCCATAACACCGATGTTCATCACCACGGCGGTACGCACACCCGCCATGATCACCGGGATTGCCAGTGGAATTTCCACCAAACGCAGGCGCTGGATGTTAGTCAGGCCGATGCCCCTTGCCGCTTCGCGCAAGGCCGGGTCAACGTTGTTGATTGCGGTGTAGGTATTACGAATAATTGGCAACTGCGAATAGAGCAGAACCGCAATCACTGCAGGCAGATAGCCAATACCCTGGCCGATCATCGACAGCACAGGGATCATGATCCCAAACAAGGCAATAGAAGGGATCGTAATGATAATGGACGCAACGTATAGCACCACATTGGCGACACGTTGATTCTGGGTAATTGCGATACCAATAGGTACCCCTGTCATCATTGCAAGGCCAACGGCCAGGCTCACCAATGACAGATGCTCTACAGTTCGAGAGACAATGACATCCCAGTTGTCCAGAACGAAATTGAAAATTTCCAATTTGCACTCCTGGATTTACAAGTTGAACACAGATTGTTTATTGATTATTTCCGCTTAGATGCCGGAAATAGTGATACAACCATAAGGTTGTCAAAACAGGGGCTCCGCCCTGATAGACATGGTTTTCACCATAAGCACCGCCTGCCAGACCATAAGTCATACAAGCGGCAAAGGAAGGGGGATTCTAGTGAGTAACCCTGAACAGCTCAAGTTTTTTCAGGAATTATTTTGATCTCACCACTTATTGACGCTCAAAAAACACACAAACAAGTGCTAAGCCAATGATTTTATATGAAGCTTAAAAAGCAAAATTACAATGAACTCATTCTATTTTGTTTTCATTTCTTTGCCTCATTTCTTAAAGAAACAACTACAATTAATTCAGTATGATGATTGGGGGAGATTCAATGCTGCGAGCACGTGCGAAACTTATGTTATTTTGTCTAGTTGGTTCCCTGTGCCTTTCCACTGCATTTTCCGCTTGGAGCAAAGGCATTCCGCTGGCGATTTCAGGCAAGAGCCTGTCAGGGGACAAGTTGTCGCTTGAGCTTGAACGCAGCCAACTCGAACAGCTTCCCCAAACCTCCCTCTCGACTAACCTGCCTTGGCTAGAGCAGAGCGCGACCTTTCAAGGGGTCCGGCTGCTGACACTGCTAGAGCACCTCAATCTGTCAGTCTCCAAGCTCAAACTGCTGGCCCTCAACGACTACTCGGTGGTCGTCAGCCATGATTACATCAAGCAATACAACCCATTACTGGCCATCAAGCAAGATGGCCAGTATCTAAAAGTGCGCGATTACGGCCCGTACTGGATCATTATTTCATTGAATGAACATCCCGACGCCGCCGCAACCGAGCACCTAGCAAACATGGTCTGGCAACTTGCGTATATCGAAACGCACTAACCGAGTAGCGTTATGGAAAAATGTCGTAGCCGTAAAATCACCACCCTACTCGCCTTTATAACACCGCTGCTTTTCATCAGTATCCTGATGGCCGTGACCGCGCTCAAACGCAACTCAGATGTTATTGCCAACAGCCAAAATGAAGTGGCATGGTATGTACTCCAGCTCAACAAAGAATATGCAGAATTCCACCACCTGCTGCACCGCTACAGTGTTGGCACCAGTGATCATAACGATATGATGCTGCAGTATGAAATTCTATGGAGCCGCTTCAAGACCATCCTCACCAACACCCATATCAGCCATATTTACCACTTTGACGGCGCCTACCACCAAATCAGCAAGCAGTTTGACTATATCCAGTCCATCGAGCCGCAGCTACTTGCACTCCAACCGGAGAATGCAGACTCAGACTTGAGCAAGCAGGTCAAGGACAACTACGAAAATCTCGTGGTTTTCCTCAGCCACAAATTCCGGCTATCGAGCGGCGATCTGCTCAAAAAAGTAAAAGCGACCCATGCGATGAAAATGCTTATTTATTTCTTGCTCTGCGCCATTGTCCTGCTTGGCGGGATTTTACTGTGGTCGTTATGGCAAGAGTCTAAGTCGATGCGCAAGCTGGCAATGAGCGATACCTTGACCGGAATTCATAGCCGGTTGTGGCTTAACCACCAGCTCACTGAGTTAATCGATACCAAGCAGCCCTTTCGCTTCTACCTGATTGATTTGGATGGGTTCAAGCTGGTCAACGACACCCTGGGTCACCATGCTGGGGATACCCTGCTGAAAACCGTTGCAAACCGGTTAGCGGCACTGAGCGGGGAGCACTACCACGTCGCCCGGATGGGCGGGGATGAATTTGCAGTTATCGAATTGCTCGCGGTGCAACACGAAATCAATATCAGCCAAAAACTACTCAACAGTTTCCAGCAGCCGGCAATGTTGAATGGCAAACCTTTCGCTATTTCTGCCAGTATCGGCAGCAGCGAATACCCGCTCAATGCATCAAGCATGAGTGAAGTACTGCAACAAGCTGATTTCGCGATGTATGAAGTCAAACAACGGGGAAAGAATGGGGTGCTGGACTATCAGCAATCCGCCCCCGCAACCGATCCCGGCACGACTTCTTCTAACGTCAAGCCATTCTCGAAAAGTGTGTAAGAGTCTATGCCTTTCGGCCAGAAACAAAAAAGCGCCCGTTTGATGACGGGCGCAAAAATCAATAGTGCAGTGGATAGTGCCTGCTTATCTTTCATCAATTCCCGCTGAGCAGGCACTCAAAAAAGGCTTACATTGCCGCGGCAAAGATGGCTGAAATCTCCTCGTGGCTTGCTTGTTTCGGGTTGGTGAAACCACATGCATCTTTCAGGGCATTATCCGCAAGCACAGCAATATCCTCGGCTTTGGCACCCAGCACCTCCAGCCCCGACGGGATGCCGACATCTTTGGACAGCGCCTGGATCGCTTCAAGTGCAGCTTCTGCACCCTGCTCAGGCGTCAGCCCTTCGACCTTCATGCCCATCGCCTTAGCAACATCAGTCAGGCGCTCAGGGCAAACCTGCGCGTTGTAACGCTGGACGTGCGGTAGCAATACTGCATTACAGACACCGTGTGGCAGATCGTAGAAACCACCTAGCTGGTGCGCCATGGCGTGAACGTAACCCAGTGAAGCGTTGTTGAAGGCCATACCGGCCATAAACTGCGCATACGCCATTTGCTCGCGCGCTTCGATGTTCTGGCCGTCTTTCACTGCGGTGCGCAGGTGGGCCTGGATCAGCTCGATAGCCTTGATCGCCACAGCATCGGTGATCGGCGTTGCCGCCGTAGACACATAGGCCTCAACCGCATGGGTCAGCGCGTCCATGCCGGTCGCAGCCGTCAGGGATGCTGGTTTGGCTAGCATCAGCTCAGGGTCATTGACAGACATCAACGGGGTGGTGTTCTTATCAACGATGGCCATTTTGATATGGCGCGCTTCATCGG
Coding sequences within:
- a CDS encoding sodium-dependent transporter, with the translated sequence MATTNTTTQPRDSWGSKLGFVMAAAGSAVGLGNIWKFPYTAGESGGGAFVAIYLLFVIFIGFSVMLTEFAVGRKTGLSAVGAFKSTDRRWSFVGVIGVVSGLLIMGFYPVVGGWAIAYIYKIATGLLSTPEAIGDSFGGFISNPVQPLFWMGLYLLFNILVVIKGISGGIEKAGKILMPLLFAILILVAVKGLSLPGATAGLEFLFKPDFSKVDSTVVLAALGQAFFSLSLGMGCMITYGSYLKKKENLVQTTAMVTAMDTAVAILAGVAMFPAMFAFSMEPAAGPGLIFVVVPQLFAEMGGIVGLLLALLFFIGLSVAALTSSVSLLEVVVSYLIDEKGMKRSSAVFSASAVMAFLCVFASLSLGGLGPTLFETGAFDIFDLLTDKIFLAVGGMLVCIFAGWRLSRSELEKEITNDGEIKFPLFGLWYTLVKYVIPFAIAIVAIAGVKAGFDSGKGEIMVLGLAIIGLGALVSKKL
- the cls gene encoding cardiolipin synthase produces the protein MEQFYQVLAWASVFFYWLIIAAVTMRIVFKRRVVGVSLAWLMIIYIIPIGGVIAYLLFGELNLGKKRAQRAEDMFEPFADWFQRLNDCPGHQPELMSEHARPISDLCENRLGIPALSGNILSLQDSPQTILRSLIDDIHQANNSIQMEFYIWHPGGLADEVATALIMAAKRGVEIRILLDAAGSMRFFRSHWPKLMRHAGIEIVEALAVTPFRMFLRRMDLRQHRKIVVIDERIGYTGSMNLVDPAYFKTDAGVGQWIDVMVRVTGPSVAVLNGIQAWDWEVETGERFLPRLPECTLPSSVEASDMIQVIPSGPGMPDEIIHQALLLSIYQAKENVVITTPYFVPSENLLHAMKGAAHRGVTVDIIIPDKNDSIMVEWASRSFFSELLAAGVRIHRFHGGLLHTKSVVIDKTHCLIGTVNLDMRSLWLNFEVTLAVDNAEFTKQLNWLQKEYMSDSSLVDRGEWEKRRVSNKLIEQFFYMFSPLL
- a CDS encoding nitrilase-related carbon-nitrogen hydrolase; translated protein: MTKQVLHVGIAQIAPILGDAAANLQKHLAYIEQARERGIELLLFPELSLTGYSLREKTLDVAMPVSHPLFDELAAAAGDMVVSAGFVEEDSAGEFYNAQAMVKNGQLVHVHRKLNLPNYGGLEEAKWYSKGQGLEPCEPIAGWPMHTLICADLWNPALPHLAMLDKPALMLAPVNSAADIVSDEFSNPQGWKTNTDFISMTYGVPLLMANSCALEGNSRFWGGSRILDAFGHCLAEAGDEEALISAKVSLKDTREARFQLPTIRDADSRLVLDLLAKRVGK
- a CDS encoding glycine betaine ABC transporter substrate-binding protein, yielding MKRVIALLATVAMMFSVSAQAAGKLVVGGKGYTEQLIMSSMTAQYLAGLGYDVDQRDGMGSTVLRTAQLNGQIDLYWEYTGTGLVTFNKVTEKLTPEETYQRVKALDEKVGLIWLDPSQANNTYALAMRQDFAKEKGIESITDMMNWLQSEDGKDAQMASNVEFSARPDGLKSLLEAYEFDMPRRNLRKMNSGLVYQALAQEVVDVTMVFATDGRVKAFGFYVLKDDRQHFPNYALTPVVRTDTLEANPALAQQLNKLSALMNDETMSSLNALVDVDGLSIERVSRQFLEQNGLL
- a CDS encoding ABC transporter permease, producing MKSINLSPYFNALLLVTVFLLGIWVQSSGFVEQFVYYWDEILYLSGHHIKLTLISGSIAILIGVPVGIILSRPACRKAADLVMQIFNIGTTVPTLAVLALSMSFLGIGDKPAIFALAFASILPILRNTYTGLLSVPAHLKEAATGIGLTPMQQLAKVEMPNAMYVIMAGIRTAFAINIGTVPLAFQIGGTGLGELIFAGIDLYDTPMMLAGAIPTAVLALIMDMVLGVVTFLIVSKGVNPNRK
- a CDS encoding ABC transporter ATP-binding protein — translated: MIQLENLTKVFETPQGVVTAADHINMEVPTGEICVLLGPSGCGKTTTLKMINRLVTPTSGRVLINGEDTTDIDTVTLRRNIGYVIQQIGLFPNMTIEENISLIPKLMGWDAKRCTQRAKDLLDMVALDPNTFMKRYPNELSGGQQQRVGVIRALAADAPVLLMDEPFGAIDPINREVIQEEFLKMNKELKKTIMFVSHDIDEAVKMADKVAIFRDGQLEQYSSPDQLLAHPATDFVADFVGTDRTLKRLQLSTAGEVMERQVPTVTPGDSLEVALQRMNDYGHGMIVMVNNQQQPVGMITKSVAMSQRGLCGDHYDGLPILMNQEQDLRAVVSKMFAHDISWLAVVDEQGQLCGEISQRGITHHLGASFRKKG
- a CDS encoding ABC transporter permease, whose translation is MEIFNFVLDNWDVIVSRTVEHLSLVSLAVGLAMMTGVPIGIAITQNQRVANVVLYVASIIITIPSIALFGIMIPVLSMIGQGIGYLPAVIAVLLYSQLPIIRNTYTAINNVDPALREAARGIGLTNIQRLRLVEIPLAIPVIMAGVRTAVVMNIGVMAIATYIGAGGLGTFIARGISQSDPRQLIVGAVAVSLLAIFADTVLAKIQKKFTPKGVVVHG
- a CDS encoding oxidoreductase; this translates as MLRARAKLMLFCLVGSLCLSTAFSAWSKGIPLAISGKSLSGDKLSLELERSQLEQLPQTSLSTNLPWLEQSATFQGVRLLTLLEHLNLSVSKLKLLALNDYSVVVSHDYIKQYNPLLAIKQDGQYLKVRDYGPYWIIISLNEHPDAAATEHLANMVWQLAYIETH
- a CDS encoding GGDEF domain-containing protein — its product is MEKCRSRKITTLLAFITPLLFISILMAVTALKRNSDVIANSQNEVAWYVLQLNKEYAEFHHLLHRYSVGTSDHNDMMLQYEILWSRFKTILTNTHISHIYHFDGAYHQISKQFDYIQSIEPQLLALQPENADSDLSKQVKDNYENLVVFLSHKFRLSSGDLLKKVKATHAMKMLIYFLLCAIVLLGGILLWSLWQESKSMRKLAMSDTLTGIHSRLWLNHQLTELIDTKQPFRFYLIDLDGFKLVNDTLGHHAGDTLLKTVANRLAALSGEHYHVARMGGDEFAVIELLAVQHEINISQKLLNSFQQPAMLNGKPFAISASIGSSEYPLNASSMSEVLQQADFAMYEVKQRGKNGVLDYQQSAPATDPGTTSSNVKPFSKSV
- the yiaY gene encoding L-threonine dehydrogenase, which encodes MSSAFFIPAVNLMGAGCLTEAADSVKAHGFKKALIVTDKVLSQIGMVKQVADFLAQRDINSIVFDGTQPNPTIGNVEAGLALLREGECDFVISLGGGSPHDCAKGIALVAANGGEIADYEGVDQSAKPQLPLVAINTTAGTASEMTRFCIITDEARHIKMAIVDKNTTPLMSVNDPELMLAKPASLTAATGMDALTHAVEAYVSTAATPITDAVAIKAIELIQAHLRTAVKDGQNIEAREQMAYAQFMAGMAFNNASLGYVHAMAHQLGGFYDLPHGVCNAVLLPHVQRYNAQVCPERLTDVAKAMGMKVEGLTPEQGAEAALEAIQALSKDVGIPSGLEVLGAKAEDIAVLADNALKDACGFTNPKQASHEEISAIFAAAM